A genome region from Cerasicoccus sp. TK19100 includes the following:
- a CDS encoding thymidine phosphorylase — translation MAQKSLLASRKFIKPSFSYLIEKKRDGGEFSDEEIRFIVDSILDKEMPEFQMAALAMAIYFQGMSAQETAVLAEEMMLSGEVIDLSKLTRPKIAKYSTGGVGDKTTLVLAPLAAACGVIMPSMNGVDENFVISNLDKLSAIPKFKPNMELKDFIKQLDEVGCAIVSQHPEIAPVDGILYDLRQSTATIPSLQLITGSVLSKKLSEGAEGLVVDVKWGNGSYIKDVEQAKQLARSITRVGRSMKRRCVALVTDMNQPLGDTVGTGLELLEAVQLLKGEGPEDLQELVLKLGMEIVRLAGVAGSTLSAKQTVQKHLKDGSALDKFKEMIEAQGGDTAFIDDPEKMPTAKYVRKLPAPKRGYVHTINAGQIARGVQILGQRKNGKYDPAVGVSEIKKVGTQVKQGEPLMMIHYNDESKLDSALEYLRSAYRLAPKRPNPPELIVERVA, via the coding sequence ATGGCGCAGAAATCGTTATTGGCTTCTCGCAAGTTCATCAAGCCCTCTTTCTCGTATCTCATCGAGAAAAAACGCGATGGGGGTGAGTTCTCGGATGAAGAAATTCGTTTCATTGTCGATTCAATCCTCGACAAGGAAATGCCCGAATTTCAAATGGCCGCATTGGCCATGGCCATCTACTTCCAAGGCATGTCCGCTCAAGAGACGGCGGTATTGGCGGAAGAGATGATGCTCTCCGGCGAGGTAATCGACCTTTCAAAATTAACGCGTCCCAAGATCGCCAAGTATTCCACTGGCGGCGTTGGCGATAAGACCACTCTGGTGCTCGCTCCGCTGGCCGCTGCCTGCGGCGTGATCATGCCGTCGATGAACGGTGTCGACGAAAACTTCGTCATCAGCAACCTGGACAAGCTTAGCGCGATCCCGAAGTTTAAGCCCAACATGGAGCTGAAGGACTTCATCAAGCAGCTCGACGAAGTCGGTTGCGCGATCGTGTCCCAGCATCCGGAGATTGCTCCGGTGGACGGCATCCTTTACGACTTGCGCCAGAGCACGGCCACCATCCCGAGTCTGCAGCTCATCACCGGCAGTGTGCTGTCGAAGAAGCTGTCCGAAGGCGCGGAAGGCCTCGTGGTCGACGTCAAGTGGGGCAACGGTTCTTACATCAAGGATGTTGAGCAGGCCAAGCAGCTTGCCCGCAGCATTACCCGCGTCGGTCGCAGCATGAAGCGCCGTTGCGTGGCTTTGGTGACGGACATGAACCAACCGCTCGGCGACACCGTCGGCACTGGTTTGGAACTGCTCGAAGCCGTGCAACTGCTCAAGGGCGAAGGCCCCGAGGACCTGCAGGAGCTCGTGCTCAAGCTCGGCATGGAAATCGTCCGCCTCGCCGGTGTGGCTGGCTCGACCCTGTCGGCCAAGCAGACCGTGCAAAAGCACCTCAAGGACGGCTCCGCACTCGACAAGTTTAAGGAAATGATCGAAGCCCAGGGCGGCGACACCGCCTTCATCGACGATCCGGAAAAGATGCCCACCGCCAAGTATGTGCGCAAGCTACCGGCTCCGAAGCGTGGCTACGTTCACACCATCAACGCTGGCCAGATTGCCCGCGGTGTGCAGATCCTTGGTCAGCGCAAGAACGGCAAGTATGATCCGGCCGTTGGCGTCTCGGAGATCAAGAAGGTCGGCACCCAGGTCAAGCAAGGTGAGCCGTTGATGATGATCCATTACAACGACGAGTCCAAGCTGGACAGCGCTCTCGAATACCTGCGCAGCGCTTACCGCCTCGCACCGAAGCGCCCGAATCCGCCCGAGCTCATCGTCGAGCGCGTCGCTTAA
- a CDS encoding YqaE/Pmp3 family membrane protein codes for MEIILLVILAVILPPAAVAVKRGAGTHLVISIILTLLAWVPGILHALYVIFSDKSTRPATA; via the coding sequence ATGGAAATTATCCTACTCGTCATCCTCGCAGTCATCCTGCCACCGGCAGCCGTTGCCGTGAAGCGCGGCGCGGGCACGCACTTGGTCATCAGCATCATCCTGACGCTTCTGGCCTGGGTGCCCGGCATCCTGCACGCACTCTACGTGATCTTTTCGGATAAGTCCACGCGCCCGGCCACAGCGTAA
- a CDS encoding mechanosensitive ion channel family protein, which yields MAAENTTDTAQATQDNAELTMPDTNLDYDVEHFADLLIGKLAHWLETGVSMIPNLVIASIVVAVFFILGNVINKTLQKVFGRVFDSRAISDLMATIGKVLIIAVGFFLALDLIGLQKAVFSLLAGAGIIGLALGFAFQDLAENLLAGLMLGVRKPFQPGDLIKSNDIFGHVERLNLRNTIVRDFDGQIIYIPNKEVFKNVLENFSQSGKRRITIGVGVSYGENLDHVEDTLRKTIEGLNFLADDKPVDIWALEFGDSSINFSVRYWINYPDGDTSYYAAIHHGVKAIKDAFDDEGIVIPFPIRTLDFGIKGGQNLAEPMGEVFEPATSETQS from the coding sequence ATGGCTGCCGAAAATACTACCGACACCGCCCAAGCGACACAAGACAACGCTGAGCTGACGATGCCGGACACCAACCTCGACTACGACGTGGAGCACTTCGCCGATCTGCTAATTGGCAAGCTGGCCCACTGGCTCGAAACTGGCGTCAGCATGATCCCCAATCTGGTCATCGCGAGCATCGTTGTCGCCGTTTTCTTTATCCTGGGCAACGTCATCAACAAGACGCTGCAAAAGGTATTCGGCCGCGTATTTGACTCACGAGCCATATCCGATCTCATGGCGACCATCGGCAAGGTGCTGATCATCGCCGTCGGATTCTTTCTGGCACTGGACCTCATTGGCCTGCAAAAGGCCGTCTTTTCACTGCTCGCCGGTGCTGGTATTATCGGCCTGGCCCTAGGCTTTGCCTTTCAAGACCTTGCGGAAAATTTGTTGGCCGGCCTCATGCTTGGCGTGCGCAAGCCGTTTCAGCCGGGCGATCTCATCAAGTCCAACGACATTTTTGGCCACGTAGAGCGCCTCAATTTACGCAACACCATTGTCCGCGATTTCGACGGGCAGATCATTTACATCCCAAACAAAGAAGTCTTTAAGAACGTCCTCGAAAACTTCAGCCAGTCCGGCAAACGCCGCATCACGATCGGCGTCGGCGTCTCCTATGGCGAAAATCTGGACCACGTTGAGGACACCCTGCGCAAAACAATCGAGGGCCTGAACTTTCTCGCCGACGACAAGCCCGTGGACATTTGGGCGCTGGAGTTCGGCGACTCTTCCATCAATTTCAGCGTGCGCTACTGGATTAATTATCCGGATGGCGACACCAGCTACTACGCCGCAATTCACCATGGCGTGAAAGCTATTAAGGACGCCTTTGACGATGAAGGCATCGTGATCCCGTTCCCCATTCGCACCTTGGACTTCGGCATCAAAGGCGGGCAAAACCTCGCCGAGCCGATGGGCGAAGTCTTCGAACCAGCCACCTCCGAAACCCAAAGCTAA
- a CDS encoding DUF1328 domain-containing protein, protein MLSWTITFLVIALIAAVLGFGGIAGAAAGIAKILFFVFLVLLIVSAITGAIRKNG, encoded by the coding sequence ATGTTAAGCTGGACCATTACATTCCTCGTTATCGCTCTAATTGCAGCCGTACTCGGCTTTGGCGGCATCGCCGGTGCCGCAGCTGGAATCGCCAAGATCCTGTTCTTCGTATTCCTCGTGCTGCTGATCGTATCCGCCATCACTGGTGCCATTCGAAAAAACGGATAA
- a CDS encoding carbohydrate ABC transporter permease produces MTSDAARKTQTLCLYVLLILGAIAFLAPFAWMVSTSLKPLNETMSIPPRWIPNEFLWENYPEAIEEMRFFWRYLANTVFLCVMTVLGTVLSSAVAAYGFSRIEWRGRDTVFFLVLATMMIPFPVVMVPIYTLFKVIGWTGTFKPLWVPTFFAGAFNVFLLRQFFLTLPKDLSEAARIDGCNEFQIFWHVILPLAKPALIVVALFQFMATWNDFLGPLIYLNDQQDMTLALGLQSYQSQGGGTSWNYLMAASTLIVLPVLVLFFFCQRYFIEGIATTGGKG; encoded by the coding sequence ATGACTTCCGACGCCGCCAGAAAGACGCAAACCCTCTGCCTTTACGTGCTGCTCATTCTCGGCGCGATTGCCTTTCTGGCACCGTTTGCCTGGATGGTGTCGACCTCGCTCAAGCCGCTCAATGAAACGATGTCGATCCCGCCGCGCTGGATTCCCAATGAGTTCCTGTGGGAGAACTACCCCGAGGCCATTGAGGAAATGCGCTTCTTCTGGCGCTACTTGGCCAACACCGTTTTCCTCTGCGTAATGACCGTTCTCGGCACGGTGCTCAGCAGCGCAGTGGCCGCGTATGGCTTTTCCCGCATCGAATGGCGCGGCCGCGATACGGTGTTTTTCCTTGTCCTGGCGACGATGATGATCCCCTTCCCCGTCGTCATGGTGCCGATCTACACGCTCTTTAAAGTGATCGGCTGGACGGGCACCTTCAAGCCACTGTGGGTGCCGACATTTTTCGCCGGCGCGTTCAACGTGTTTCTGCTGCGCCAGTTTTTCCTGACACTGCCCAAAGACCTCTCCGAAGCCGCCCGCATCGACGGCTGCAACGAGTTTCAAATCTTCTGGCACGTCATCCTGCCCCTGGCAAAGCCGGCATTAATCGTCGTCGCCCTGTTCCAATTCATGGCGACCTGGAACGACTTCCTCGGCCCGTTGATCTACCTCAACGACCAGCAGGACATGACCCTCGCCCTCGGCCTACAGTCCTACCAATCCCAAGGCGGCGGCACGAGCTGGAACTACCTCATGGCCGCCTCCACGCTCATCGTCCTCCCGGTGCTGGTGCTCTTTTTCTTCTGCCAGCGCTACTTCATCGAAGGCATCGCCACCACCGGTGGCAAAGGCTAA
- a CDS encoding carbohydrate ABC transporter permease, whose protein sequence is MTGSEKRNLRLGLLFISPWIIGFVLMALYPLVSSFALSFTDYSTLSKPVYIGVENYTDMAVDKLFWQSIWNTAYFAAISIPLNLFMALLLAILLNFDLPGKKIFRTIYFLPSLVPMVCLAVLWQWMLNGRIGLINNALRPLTDFLNGAFGTSFMPPNWLADPAYAKLGLILAGAWGVGNMVVIFLAGLQDVPRSLYEAADLDGANFWQKTRHVTLPIISPVIYFNGIMSLIGSFQVFAVPYVMTQGGEGPGRSMLFAATYIFNKTFRSLSMGYACAISLVLFLIILALTLAATRLSARHIHYEGK, encoded by the coding sequence ATGACTGGCTCGGAAAAGCGTAACCTCCGCCTCGGCCTGCTCTTTATCAGCCCGTGGATTATCGGCTTCGTGCTGATGGCGCTCTACCCGCTGGTCAGCTCGTTCGCGCTGTCGTTTACCGATTACTCGACACTCTCGAAGCCAGTCTATATCGGCGTGGAAAATTACACCGATATGGCGGTCGACAAGCTCTTCTGGCAGTCCATTTGGAACACCGCCTACTTCGCCGCAATCTCGATTCCGCTCAACCTGTTCATGGCGCTGCTATTGGCGATCCTGCTCAATTTCGACCTGCCGGGGAAAAAGATTTTCCGCACGATTTACTTCCTGCCCTCGCTCGTACCGATGGTCTGCCTGGCCGTTCTGTGGCAATGGATGCTCAATGGCCGCATCGGTCTGATCAACAACGCCCTGCGCCCGCTGACGGATTTTCTCAACGGCGCGTTCGGCACCAGCTTTATGCCACCTAACTGGCTGGCCGACCCCGCCTACGCCAAGCTGGGGCTGATCCTCGCCGGGGCCTGGGGCGTGGGCAACATGGTCGTCATCTTCCTGGCTGGCCTGCAGGATGTGCCGCGCTCACTTTACGAAGCCGCCGACCTCGATGGGGCCAACTTCTGGCAGAAGACGCGCCACGTGACGCTGCCCATCATCTCGCCGGTCATTTATTTTAACGGCATCATGTCGCTGATCGGCTCGTTTCAGGTATTCGCCGTGCCCTACGTGATGACGCAGGGCGGCGAGGGACCCGGCCGGTCCATGCTATTTGCGGCGACTTATATTTTCAACAAGACCTTCCGCAGCCTGAGTATGGGCTACGCGTGCGCCATTTCGCTGGTGCTGTTTTTGATTATCCTCGCGCTCACCTTGGCGGCAACCCGTCTCTCGGCACGCCACATCCACTACGAAGGAAAATGA
- a CDS encoding ABC transporter substrate-binding protein → MPQRLIAAVLFVAACVLGGCADEARQDGRVVIDYWEVWSGFERDAMQAIVDDFNASQDRIYVNFLSVSQMERKLLLATAGGNPPDLAGIRSADVPVFAENGALTPLNGHAALYGIEESDYLPAVWELLTLHGRLWGLPTTPGNTALHWNKTLFREAGLDPDVPPKTIAELEAFNEQLTRFNDRGEIAVLGHLPTDPGWWQDSWCYWFGGQYWDGEQITADHPGNVRALEWMRSYPERFGRSQILAFKDMSGNFASPQNPFFQGRIAMQIQGPWMYNFINNFAPEDFEWGVAPFPTEDPADYGVNLVETNLLVIPRGAKHPNEAFEFMAWVQRPEVIERLCLLQRKFSPLSEVSDTFYAEHPNEFIKIYRDLAAHPKATSRPPLTTMHEYQADMVNANDAVSRADATAEDALAEVQARQQKLLDRMQRRWNKVADSRQREWDQLDQEAAR, encoded by the coding sequence TTGCCCCAACGCCTAATTGCCGCCGTCTTATTCGTGGCGGCGTGCGTGCTGGGCGGATGCGCGGACGAAGCCCGGCAAGATGGCCGCGTGGTCATCGACTACTGGGAAGTCTGGAGCGGCTTTGAGCGAGACGCGATGCAGGCCATCGTCGATGATTTCAATGCTTCGCAGGACCGCATTTACGTGAACTTCCTGTCGGTCAGCCAAATGGAGCGCAAACTCCTGCTCGCGACCGCCGGGGGCAATCCGCCAGATTTAGCGGGGATTCGCTCGGCCGATGTGCCCGTATTTGCCGAGAACGGCGCACTGACCCCGCTTAATGGCCATGCGGCGCTATACGGCATCGAAGAGTCCGACTACCTGCCCGCCGTTTGGGAGCTACTCACCCTGCACGGTCGCCTCTGGGGCCTGCCAACCACGCCGGGCAACACCGCACTACATTGGAACAAGACGCTCTTCCGCGAAGCCGGGCTAGACCCCGACGTTCCGCCGAAAACCATCGCCGAACTGGAAGCGTTTAACGAGCAACTGACCCGCTTTAACGACCGCGGCGAAATCGCCGTGCTCGGGCACTTACCGACCGACCCCGGCTGGTGGCAAGACTCGTGGTGCTACTGGTTTGGCGGACAGTATTGGGACGGTGAGCAGATCACCGCCGACCACCCGGGCAACGTCCGCGCACTGGAGTGGATGCGCTCCTACCCGGAGCGATTTGGTCGGAGTCAGATCCTCGCCTTTAAAGACATGAGTGGCAACTTCGCCTCACCGCAGAACCCCTTTTTTCAAGGCCGGATCGCCATGCAAATCCAAGGGCCGTGGATGTATAATTTCATCAATAACTTTGCCCCGGAAGACTTCGAATGGGGCGTTGCGCCCTTCCCCACGGAGGACCCCGCCGACTACGGCGTGAACCTGGTCGAAACGAATCTGCTTGTCATACCGCGCGGGGCCAAGCACCCCAACGAAGCCTTCGAATTCATGGCCTGGGTGCAGCGCCCGGAGGTCATCGAGCGCCTTTGCCTGCTGCAGCGCAAGTTCTCGCCACTGTCGGAAGTCAGCGACACCTTCTACGCCGAGCACCCCAATGAGTTCATTAAAATTTACCGTGACCTCGCCGCTCACCCCAAGGCGACCAGCCGCCCGCCGCTGACGACCATGCACGAGTATCAGGCCGACATGGTTAACGCCAATGATGCCGTCAGCCGCGCCGACGCCACCGCTGAGGACGCGCTCGCCGAAGTGCAGGCGCGCCAGCAAAAACTCTTAGACCGCATGCAGCGCCGCTGGAACAAAGTCGCCGACTCCCGCCAGCGAGAGTGGGACCAGCTCGACCAGGAGGCCGCGCGATGA
- a CDS encoding sugar phosphate isomerase/epimerase family protein, translating to MKLGLCTIAYRNTDVREVIPHAAKVGFDEIEIIYKQVEGKTDAELDAIRHCAEDHGLTISGVAPYFWFTQDEKLWRESMDIARRSIYIARHLGARMIRTFTDAGPTGIGSNVATEEQWITAVRSLQDITEWAPDLTFAVETHEKTLADNPLSCLKLKRLVGAENLKFIYQAFDNGDLVGDYEVLKADVRQVHLNPHIGNRPDGDLHNCGVDYATLLQHLATTGYGHSIAVEFCKEGEATWDRIQRTYDWCNDQLVAKV from the coding sequence ATGAAACTCGGCCTGTGCACCATCGCCTACCGCAATACCGACGTTCGCGAAGTCATCCCTCACGCGGCAAAAGTCGGCTTCGACGAAATTGAGATCATCTACAAGCAAGTCGAGGGCAAGACCGACGCCGAGCTGGACGCCATTCGCCACTGCGCTGAAGACCACGGCCTGACGATTTCCGGTGTCGCGCCATATTTCTGGTTCACGCAGGATGAAAAGCTCTGGCGCGAATCCATGGACATCGCCCGCCGCAGCATCTACATTGCCCGCCACCTCGGCGCGCGCATGATCCGCACATTCACCGACGCCGGCCCAACCGGTATCGGCAGCAATGTCGCCACCGAAGAGCAGTGGATCACCGCCGTTCGCTCGCTGCAGGACATCACCGAGTGGGCACCCGACCTCACCTTTGCCGTCGAAACGCACGAAAAGACATTGGCGGACAACCCTTTGTCCTGCCTCAAGCTCAAGCGGCTCGTTGGCGCGGAAAACCTGAAGTTCATCTACCAGGCCTTTGACAATGGCGATCTCGTCGGTGACTACGAAGTGCTCAAAGCCGACGTCCGGCAAGTTCACCTAAACCCACACATCGGCAACCGCCCCGACGGCGATCTGCACAACTGCGGCGTCGACTATGCCACCCTGCTCCAGCACCTCGCCACCACCGGCTACGGCCACAGCATCGCCGTCGAATTCTGCAAAGAGGGCGAGGCCACCTGGGACCGCATCCAGCGCACCTACGACTGGTGCAACGACCAGTTGGTGGCGAAAGTGTAG
- a CDS encoding NAD-dependent epimerase/dehydratase family protein codes for MKILITGGGGFLSRGMIEPIVAAGHELRLMDVFDLDLPPHECLKGDVTDLDDVRRALTGVDAVIINHMAPRKPDAYETPQVCFQINVTGTANVLHAAAELGIRKIVIISTTGMKPPADYRQWVKTVPLSARSLYGATKACQETLGRQYAEEFGMTVSILRLGYIVDAEAMQDKYGRDISERAPLDCDRRDVGEVARLALERTDTSLDVFPVMSTREAQKMWGSQHTIDRLRWTPRYDFDRLPLPAGA; via the coding sequence ATGAAAATTCTAATCACTGGCGGCGGCGGCTTTCTCAGCCGTGGCATGATCGAGCCCATCGTGGCCGCAGGACATGAACTGCGCCTGATGGACGTGTTTGACCTGGACTTACCCCCACACGAATGCCTCAAGGGCGATGTGACCGACCTGGACGACGTCCGCCGCGCGCTGACCGGAGTCGACGCCGTCATCATCAACCACATGGCACCGCGCAAGCCCGATGCCTACGAGACACCGCAGGTGTGCTTTCAGATCAACGTCACCGGCACGGCTAACGTCCTCCACGCCGCAGCCGAGCTCGGCATAAGAAAAATTGTCATCATATCCACTACCGGCATGAAGCCACCTGCCGATTACCGCCAGTGGGTAAAGACCGTGCCGCTGAGTGCGCGCTCACTCTACGGTGCGACCAAGGCCTGCCAGGAAACCCTGGGCCGCCAATACGCAGAGGAGTTCGGCATGACCGTTTCCATCCTGCGCCTGGGCTATATCGTTGACGCCGAGGCGATGCAGGATAAGTATGGGCGTGACATTTCCGAGCGTGCCCCGCTCGATTGTGATCGTCGCGACGTTGGTGAAGTCGCCCGCCTCGCCCTGGAGCGGACCGATACTTCACTCGACGTTTTCCCCGTTATGAGCACCCGCGAAGCACAGAAAATGTGGGGCAGCCAGCACACCATCGACCGCCTTCGCTGGACACCCCGCTACGACTTTGACCGACTTCCCCTGCCCGCCGGCGCTTAA
- a CDS encoding serine hydrolase domain-containing protein, translating to MSLSEISSTSAPAISEADAQSVMDVLADISLHDGAESSLLWQAGEVRWEGPITDRIYNAWSATKSFTATCVGLMVDAGRLDIDAPATEWLPELKQHYAGVTLRHLLTFTSGVQTKANEADPSVPLNPFDVREPRFAPGRCLHYSPESEWLALAVRRAAGEPMGALFRREIGEKIGFDYDYFRWGEIDTPDGKNNGGSGGFGAGVHLNPRNLLLFGRLMLQGGEWNGEQLISREWLTEAQTSQKLSAAPPWDALDGWYRDWLPGTYGLHFWVNGIKLNGQRLWPSGSGQVIAAQGNRNQICLIIPECDAIIVRMGDDGVINMNHYDQVIARLKECL from the coding sequence ATGTCACTTTCAGAAATTAGCTCCACAAGCGCCCCCGCGATCAGCGAAGCCGATGCCCAGTCCGTGATGGACGTGCTGGCCGATATTTCGCTGCATGACGGTGCCGAATCCTCCCTACTCTGGCAGGCGGGCGAAGTCCGCTGGGAAGGCCCGATCACCGACCGTATTTACAACGCCTGGTCCGCCACGAAGTCTTTTACCGCTACTTGCGTGGGCCTGATGGTCGACGCGGGCAGGCTCGACATCGACGCCCCGGCCACCGAGTGGCTGCCTGAGCTGAAGCAGCACTACGCGGGCGTCACGCTCCGGCATTTGCTCACCTTTACCTCCGGCGTGCAGACCAAGGCCAACGAAGCCGACCCCAGCGTGCCGCTGAATCCCTTTGACGTGCGCGAACCACGCTTCGCCCCCGGGCGTTGCCTGCATTACTCGCCCGAGTCCGAGTGGCTGGCGCTGGCTGTCCGCCGAGCTGCCGGTGAGCCCATGGGCGCGCTCTTTCGCCGAGAAATCGGGGAAAAAATCGGCTTCGACTACGACTATTTTCGCTGGGGCGAAATCGACACGCCCGACGGCAAAAACAACGGCGGCAGCGGTGGTTTCGGGGCGGGAGTTCACTTGAACCCGCGCAATCTCCTGCTGTTTGGCCGCCTGATGCTGCAAGGAGGAGAATGGAACGGCGAACAACTCATCAGCCGAGAGTGGCTAACCGAGGCGCAGACCTCGCAAAAGCTTTCAGCCGCCCCGCCATGGGACGCGCTCGATGGCTGGTATCGCGACTGGCTGCCCGGCACCTACGGCCTGCATTTCTGGGTTAACGGCATCAAGCTAAATGGCCAGCGACTGTGGCCCTCCGGCTCCGGCCAGGTCATTGCCGCCCAGGGCAACCGCAACCAAATCTGCCTGATTATCCCCGAGTGCGACGCGATTATCGTCCGCATGGGTGACGACGGCGTCATCAACATGAACCACTATGACCAGGTCATCGCGCGCCTGAAGGAGTGCTTATGA
- the tkt gene encoding transketolase — MSLNTEALARAATEARGLSMDAVAAANSGHLGLPLGATELGAVLYGSALQINPKEPKWINRDRFILSAGHGSMFLYSWLHLSGYAVSKDDVANFRQLHSITPGHPEFGETDGVECTTGPLGQGVGNAVGYAVSAKMLEANFNTPTNPILDYHVVCLAGDGCLQEGVSCEASAYAGRFGLDNLILFYDSNDVTLDAMADKTQNEDTAMRYESYGWDVTTLTDGNDLAAISAAYEKAKADNNGKPKLIILKTEIGRGIPEVAGTQKAHGEAGVKFIDEARKALGLPEEKFFVSEETKAYFAELTKQREAAYTEWQEKFKAWSTSNPEQAALLEKGINHEHLTVDELLAKIPALDDSKAAATRATGGKILNEIAKHSPLVISGSADLHGSTKNYIDGVGDFDTDNFAGRNFHFGIREHGMGAIMNGIAYDGIFKVSGATFFTFSDYMRPSVRLAALAKLPVVYIWTHDSVGVGEDGPTHEPVETLTAVRAIPNLDVLRPADGEETAAAWAHAIERADGPTALILSRQNLPFMSDISVDERRQGTLKGAYIAKKETGELDTILIGTGSEVQHCMAAAKELGDGVRVVSMPSMELFDAQSDEYKESVLPSSCQKRVSIEAGITMAWHKYVCSSKGKILGIDRFGISAPGDTVMKELGMTPEDVIAAAKSL; from the coding sequence ATGTCACTGAACACAGAAGCTCTCGCCCGCGCCGCTACCGAAGCGCGCGGCCTTTCCATGGACGCTGTCGCTGCCGCGAATTCCGGCCACCTCGGCCTGCCGCTCGGCGCGACCGAACTGGGTGCCGTGCTTTACGGCTCGGCCCTGCAAATCAACCCGAAGGAACCGAAGTGGATTAACCGCGACCGCTTTATCCTCTCGGCCGGTCACGGTTCGATGTTCCTTTACTCCTGGCTGCACCTGTCGGGTTACGCCGTTTCCAAGGACGACGTCGCGAATTTCCGCCAGCTGCACAGCATCACCCCCGGTCACCCGGAGTTTGGCGAAACTGACGGCGTCGAGTGCACCACCGGCCCGCTCGGCCAGGGTGTCGGCAACGCAGTGGGCTACGCAGTATCGGCCAAGATGCTCGAAGCGAACTTTAACACGCCTACGAACCCGATCCTCGACTACCATGTGGTCTGCCTCGCGGGCGACGGCTGCCTCCAAGAAGGTGTCTCCTGCGAAGCCAGCGCTTATGCCGGCCGCTTTGGGCTCGATAACCTGATTCTTTTCTACGACAGCAACGACGTCACCCTCGACGCCATGGCTGACAAGACCCAGAACGAGGACACCGCCATGCGCTACGAGTCCTACGGCTGGGACGTCACCACGCTGACCGATGGCAACGACCTCGCTGCTATCTCCGCCGCCTACGAAAAGGCCAAGGCGGACAACAACGGCAAGCCGAAGCTGATCATCCTGAAGACCGAAATCGGTCGCGGTATCCCGGAAGTTGCGGGCACGCAGAAAGCCCACGGCGAAGCCGGCGTGAAGTTTATCGACGAAGCCCGCAAGGCACTTGGCCTGCCCGAGGAGAAGTTCTTCGTTTCCGAAGAAACCAAAGCATATTTTGCTGAGCTGACCAAGCAACGCGAAGCCGCCTACACCGAATGGCAGGAAAAGTTCAAGGCTTGGTCCACCAGCAATCCCGAGCAAGCCGCTCTCCTTGAGAAGGGCATCAACCACGAGCACCTGACCGTCGACGAGCTGCTCGCAAAGATCCCGGCCCTCGACGATTCCAAGGCTGCGGCCACCCGCGCTACTGGCGGCAAGATTCTCAACGAAATCGCCAAGCACAGCCCGCTCGTTATCTCCGGTTCCGCGGACCTCCATGGCTCGACCAAGAACTACATCGATGGCGTAGGTGACTTTGACACTGACAATTTTGCCGGCCGCAACTTCCACTTCGGTATCCGCGAGCACGGCATGGGCGCGATCATGAACGGCATCGCATACGACGGCATCTTCAAGGTCTCCGGTGCGACGTTCTTCACCTTCTCCGACTATATGCGCCCGAGCGTTCGTCTCGCCGCGCTGGCCAAGCTGCCCGTCGTCTACATCTGGACGCACGACAGCGTGGGCGTTGGCGAAGACGGCCCGACCCACGAGCCCGTGGAAACGCTCACCGCAGTCCGCGCCATCCCGAACCTCGACGTGCTTCGCCCCGCCGATGGTGAGGAAACCGCCGCTGCCTGGGCGCATGCTATTGAGCGTGCCGACGGTCCGACCGCGTTGATCCTTTCGCGCCAGAATCTGCCCTTCATGAGTGATATCTCCGTCGACGAGCGCCGCCAAGGCACGCTCAAGGGTGCCTACATCGCCAAGAAGGAAACCGGCGAGCTCGACACGATTCTCATCGGCACCGGCTCTGAAGTGCAGCACTGCATGGCGGCCGCCAAGGAGCTCGGCGACGGCGTCCGCGTCGTCTCCATGCCATCCATGGAGCTGTTCGACGCCCAAAGTGACGAGTATAAGGAATCGGTCCTGCCGTCCTCCTGCCAGAAGCGCGTATCGATCGAAGCCGGCATCACGATGGCCTGGCACAAATACGTCTGCTCCAGCAAGGGCAAGATCCTCGGCATCGACCGCTTCGGCATCTCCGCCCCGGGTGACACCGTGATGAAAGAACTCGGCATGACCCCCGAGGACGTCATCGCCGCAGCGAAGTCCTTATAA
- a CDS encoding nucleotidyltransferase family protein, with product MSSGIFSDPAFIEACQQFRVKQLHAFGSVLSKPLDQVQDIDLIVEFEREGFAGAFEQFMGFKMRLEEIFKRPVDLMTQKQFRNPLFQAEVERSRETIYAA from the coding sequence ATGTCTTCTGGCATATTCAGCGATCCTGCATTTATCGAAGCTTGCCAACAGTTTCGCGTAAAGCAGCTGCATGCATTTGGATCCGTGCTGAGCAAACCGCTAGATCAAGTGCAGGATATTGACTTAATTGTTGAGTTTGAACGTGAGGGTTTCGCCGGAGCCTTTGAGCAATTCATGGGCTTCAAGATGCGCCTTGAAGAAATTTTCAAACGCCCCGTGGACCTGATGACGCAGAAGCAGTTTCGTAACCCATTGTTCCAAGCGGAAGTCGAGCGCTCTCGGGAAACGATTTATGCCGCATAG